A single genomic interval of uncultured Desulfobulbus sp. harbors:
- the flhF gene encoding flagellar biosynthesis protein FlhF, which translates to MQVKVFEAKDMATGLKMVKEALGPDALILSTRTIRSGKFGMLGKPMMEITAAVDNGWQEPQSARPTQPRQQEPKQQWRPSQERRMQASQTYQAQEEISYEDIWKKHQVEQIPTRPQQESRGQGAENQDIQRELAELRTMVRGLSNRLGGNEPIPQRQTSMEPEFTAPAGTTAADPIVSLLTGYGLNLETAQVVARFSRDTLERSERLSQEDLNQTLKSTVARLFSTQQLFAGEIGNQRRISLIGPTGVGKTTTLAKIAAHYLSRYGGRIGLITIDTYRIAAVEQLKVYSEIMRLPLEVVIKPQELEQALDKFQHFDLILIDTAGRSPKSGMDIQELATFLKPRLGIENNLMLSATTRERELEETIRRFSLLPVSNFIFSKIDECDQLGVLLNIHYKNDTPISFLTNGQRVPEDLLSPTPGDIADLIINDHGYPTHG; encoded by the coding sequence ATGCAAGTTAAGGTCTTTGAAGCAAAAGACATGGCCACGGGCTTGAAAATGGTCAAGGAGGCACTGGGACCCGATGCCCTGATCCTTTCCACAAGGACCATCCGCAGCGGCAAGTTCGGCATGCTCGGCAAGCCGATGATGGAGATCACCGCAGCGGTCGACAACGGATGGCAGGAGCCTCAATCCGCCCGACCAACGCAGCCGCGTCAGCAGGAGCCCAAACAGCAGTGGCGCCCCTCGCAGGAAAGACGGATGCAGGCAAGCCAGACCTATCAGGCCCAGGAGGAGATTTCCTACGAGGACATCTGGAAGAAGCATCAAGTCGAACAGATCCCGACTCGGCCGCAGCAGGAATCCCGGGGTCAAGGCGCAGAGAACCAGGATATTCAACGGGAGCTGGCCGAACTGCGCACCATGGTCAGGGGGCTGTCCAACCGCCTCGGCGGCAACGAACCCATTCCCCAGCGGCAGACCTCCATGGAACCCGAGTTCACAGCGCCTGCGGGCACAACCGCAGCAGACCCGATTGTCAGTCTTTTGACAGGCTACGGCCTCAACCTGGAAACCGCCCAGGTCGTGGCCCGTTTTTCCCGGGACACCCTGGAACGGAGCGAGCGCCTCAGCCAGGAGGATCTCAACCAGACTCTCAAATCCACGGTTGCCCGCCTGTTCAGCACCCAGCAACTCTTTGCCGGGGAAATCGGCAACCAGCGGCGGATCAGCCTCATCGGGCCGACAGGCGTGGGCAAGACCACGACCCTGGCCAAGATCGCCGCCCACTACCTCTCCCGCTACGGCGGGCGCATCGGGCTGATCACCATCGACACCTACCGTATCGCTGCGGTCGAACAGCTCAAGGTGTACAGCGAGATCATGCGACTGCCGCTTGAGGTGGTGATCAAGCCCCAGGAGTTGGAGCAGGCGCTGGACAAATTTCAACATTTTGACCTGATCCTCATCGATACCGCCGGTCGCAGCCCCAAAAGCGGAATGGACATTCAGGAACTCGCGACTTTTCTCAAGCCCCGGCTCGGGATTGAAAACAACCTCATGCTTTCCGCCACCACCCGGGAACGCGAACTGGAAGAGACCATTCGCCGCTTCTCCCTGCTGCCGGTCAGCAACTTCATTTTCAGTAAGATCGACGAGTGTGATCAGTTGGGCGTCCTGCTCAACATCCACTATAAAAATGATACGCCGATATCCTTTCTCACCAATGGCCAGCGGGTGCCGGAAGATTTGCTCTCACCCACGCCCGGGGATATCGCCGATCTTATCATAAACGACCACGGATACCCGACCCATGGCTGA
- a CDS encoding MinD/ParA family protein: MAETTGHTTDQAGTLRAMNAQVTTQTRAGHTTRVFAITSGKGGVGKTAVVANMAVLLARMGKRVLILDADLGLANIDVVFGLAPGHNLNHFFSGEQGLEAILTDGPEGIKILPAGSGVQRFTRLDSHQKMRLLEALDAMNNDFDFVLIDTEAGISENVTYFNTAAQEILVVTTPEPTAITDAYALMKLLSNQYHEKHFNLIVNFIKNEDEALDVYRKLTMVANRYLDISIDYIGSIPRDKMMVDAIRKQKVLVQLYPESKTAGAFEALARTVVQEPQTLEPKGSIQFFWKRLLEFGSR; encoded by the coding sequence ATGGCTGAAACAACAGGACATACCACGGATCAGGCCGGTACTCTGCGGGCCATGAATGCACAAGTCACCACGCAAACCCGCGCAGGCCACACCACCCGGGTTTTTGCCATCACCAGCGGCAAGGGCGGAGTGGGCAAGACGGCGGTGGTCGCCAATATGGCCGTGCTCCTTGCCCGCATGGGAAAACGGGTGCTGATTCTCGATGCCGATCTTGGCCTGGCCAATATCGACGTGGTGTTCGGCCTTGCCCCCGGCCACAACCTCAACCACTTCTTCTCCGGTGAACAGGGATTGGAGGCCATTCTCACCGACGGCCCCGAGGGGATCAAGATTTTGCCGGCCGGTTCAGGCGTACAGCGGTTCACCCGCCTGGACTCCCATCAGAAGATGCGCCTGCTCGAGGCGCTTGACGCGATGAACAACGATTTTGATTTCGTACTCATCGACACCGAGGCCGGCATCTCCGAAAACGTGACCTACTTCAACACCGCAGCCCAGGAGATCCTGGTGGTGACGACCCCGGAACCCACGGCCATCACCGATGCCTATGCCCTGATGAAACTGCTCTCCAACCAGTATCACGAAAAGCATTTCAACCTGATCGTCAACTTCATCAAAAACGAGGACGAGGCCCTGGATGTCTATCGCAAGCTGACCATGGTCGCCAATCGCTATCTGGACATCTCTATTGATTACATCGGTTCAATTCCCCGTGATAAAATGATGGTGGATGCGATTCGCAAACAGAAAGTTTTGGTGCAGCTCTATCCGGAATCGAAAACCGCCGGAGCCTTTGAAGCACTCGCCAGAACCGTTGTCCAAGAACCCCAGACCCTTGAACCCAAGGGATCGATCCAGTTTTTCTGGAAACGACTCCTGGAATTCGGCAGCCGTTAG
- a CDS encoding FliA/WhiG family RNA polymerase sigma factor, giving the protein MIPPVPPLDDRSQLIRENMPLVELVVQRMIPQVPSFMTKEDMTSAAMVGLIDAANKFDPNKGVKFKTFAEYRVRGAIFDEMRKLDWFSRSMRDKQNQLTQTMLRLERQLGRSPEEDEMAQALALSIDEYHALLAEVSHLGCVSLHETLDHSEEGRSFLDNLEDIGGPMPTEILEQEEMTRVLAGILEELSKKERLVIALYYYEELTQKEIAEVLSVSEGRVSQLHSQALLKLRVKLINSELYEP; this is encoded by the coding sequence ATGATTCCACCGGTACCGCCTCTTGATGACCGCTCGCAGCTGATTCGGGAGAACATGCCGCTGGTCGAACTTGTGGTCCAGCGCATGATACCCCAGGTTCCCAGCTTCATGACCAAGGAGGACATGACCAGTGCCGCCATGGTCGGCCTGATCGATGCGGCCAACAAGTTTGATCCGAACAAGGGGGTCAAATTCAAGACCTTTGCCGAGTATCGGGTCCGCGGGGCCATCTTTGATGAAATGCGCAAACTGGACTGGTTTTCCCGCTCGATGCGGGACAAACAGAACCAGCTCACCCAGACCATGCTGCGCCTGGAGCGCCAGCTGGGCCGATCGCCGGAAGAGGATGAGATGGCCCAGGCCCTGGCATTGTCGATTGATGAATACCACGCCCTGCTCGCCGAGGTCAGCCACCTTGGCTGCGTGAGCCTGCACGAAACCCTGGACCACTCCGAGGAGGGGCGGAGTTTTCTCGACAACCTCGAGGATATCGGCGGCCCCATGCCCACCGAGATTCTCGAGCAGGAGGAAATGACCCGGGTTCTGGCCGGAATCCTCGAGGAGCTCTCGAAAAAGGAACGGCTGGTCATTGCCCTCTACTACTATGAAGAACTGACTCAAAAGGAAATCGCCGAGGTACTCAGCGTCTCCGAAGGCCGGGTTTCGCAACTGCACAGCCAGGCCCTGTTGAAGTTGCGCGTCAAACTGATCAACTCCGAACTGTATGAACCCTGA
- the flgF gene encoding flagellar basal-body rod protein FlgF encodes MGSGKYSALSGAIAREQAMSNVASNLANISTTGFKKNRISFSSVLRGAQQITDASGKNLARIRKISTDFSQGGMQTTDRPLDVAIDGEGFFKVQKGQEFYYTRAGRFMLDENGFVKTEDGANVLGAGNNPLQVDTTQGKNIYIAETGEISVNGVMGGVQIGVYTVDDVEQLVKVGDSLFRLKEGGDQPLATARTLQGNLETSNINMVEEMTSMIATQRAFEANTKILEGYSKLGEKQDELGSVS; translated from the coding sequence ATGGGATCGGGAAAATACAGCGCCTTGAGTGGAGCGATAGCCAGGGAGCAGGCCATGAGCAATGTGGCCTCGAACCTGGCCAACATCAGCACCACCGGCTTCAAGAAGAATCGGATCAGCTTTTCCTCGGTTCTTCGCGGTGCCCAACAGATCACGGATGCCAGCGGCAAGAATCTCGCCCGCATCCGCAAGATCAGCACCGACTTTTCCCAGGGAGGGATGCAGACCACCGACCGTCCGCTTGACGTGGCCATCGACGGCGAAGGCTTTTTCAAGGTGCAGAAAGGCCAGGAGTTTTATTACACCCGTGCCGGCCGCTTCATGCTCGATGAGAACGGCTTCGTGAAGACCGAAGATGGAGCCAATGTGCTGGGAGCCGGCAACAATCCCCTGCAGGTCGACACCACCCAGGGCAAAAACATATATATCGCTGAAACCGGTGAAATATCGGTCAACGGGGTTATGGGCGGCGTCCAGATCGGTGTGTACACCGTTGATGACGTCGAGCAGCTGGTCAAGGTCGGCGATTCGCTGTTTCGTCTCAAGGAGGGCGGAGATCAACCCCTGGCCACCGCCCGCACCCTCCAGGGGAATCTGGAGACCTCCAACATCAACATGGTGGAGGAGATGACCTCCATGATCGCCACCCAGCGGGCATTTGAAGCCAACACCAAGATTCTCGAAGGATATTCAAAACTTGGTGAAAAACAAGATGAACTCGGTTCCGTCAGTTAA
- the flgG gene encoding flagellar basal-body rod protein FlgG — MRSLWTSTTGMSAQNLNMDVIANNLANVSTTGFKKSRADFQDLLYQIMKVPGSPTSADTKSPTGIQVGLGVKPAAVTKVFTTGDIVQTQNTLDVAIEGQGFFQVLLPDGNTAYTRAGNLKMDGDGRLTTSDGYPIQPEITIPEDAREITISETGVVSAILGSDTTSTELGNIDLVDFINEAGLISIGRNLFRETEASGTAIAGTPGTDGFGTLLQGYIENSNVNLVEEMTQMITTQRAYEINSNVITTSDEMMQTVTNMV, encoded by the coding sequence ATGCGCTCACTCTGGACATCAACCACCGGTATGTCAGCACAAAACCTGAACATGGACGTTATTGCCAACAACCTGGCCAACGTCTCAACCACCGGATTCAAGAAAAGTCGGGCCGATTTCCAGGACCTGCTCTATCAGATCATGAAGGTTCCGGGAAGCCCGACCTCGGCGGACACCAAATCGCCCACCGGCATTCAGGTCGGGCTGGGAGTCAAGCCGGCGGCGGTGACCAAGGTCTTCACCACCGGCGATATCGTCCAGACCCAGAACACCCTTGATGTGGCCATTGAGGGCCAGGGCTTTTTTCAGGTGCTGCTGCCCGACGGCAACACCGCCTACACCCGGGCCGGTAACCTGAAGATGGATGGCGACGGTCGCCTCACCACCTCCGATGGCTACCCGATCCAACCTGAAATCACCATTCCCGAGGACGCCCGCGAAATCACCATCAGCGAAACCGGTGTGGTCAGCGCCATTCTCGGCTCGGACACCACCTCCACGGAGCTGGGCAACATCGACCTGGTCGACTTCATCAACGAGGCCGGGCTGATATCCATCGGCCGCAACCTTTTCCGCGAAACCGAGGCATCCGGCACAGCCATTGCCGGCACCCCGGGCACCGATGGCTTCGGCACCCTGTTGCAGGGATACATTGAAAACTCCAATGTCAATCTGGTCGAAGAGATGACGCAGATGATCACCACCCAACGCGCCTATGAGATCAATTCCAATGTGATCACTACCTCCGACGAGATGATGCAAACCGTGACTAACATGGTGTAA
- the flgA gene encoding flagellar basal body P-ring formation chaperone FlgA, with product MTLARVAVRFQENATVTGPRIVLGDIAQISPTGKQGQTLALLPIASSPAPGKSKDLYTVSVINSLRNRKEVGDVDWQGSPSISVTRLASKISRAQIEAILGQFLQQNSNRLPKAEIRLTVLHAPDELIFPKGALSWKVMPSRAAILGSSSFSIAFAVDGQPAGNCVVRCRLAALGEVAVAALPLRKGEIIGERSIRMEKRDLTGLDDPYRSKTPLIGLEAARTISAGTVLDHEIIAAPSIIKSGEMVTIIALKGPMRLSAKGLAKENGREGEMIRVKNISSNKVIYCRVNRPGVVTVEF from the coding sequence GTGACGCTGGCCCGGGTCGCGGTGCGTTTTCAGGAGAACGCCACCGTGACCGGCCCGCGAATCGTTTTGGGAGATATTGCGCAGATCAGCCCGACCGGAAAGCAAGGCCAGACGCTGGCCCTGCTGCCGATAGCCTCTTCCCCTGCTCCCGGCAAGAGCAAGGATCTCTACACCGTCTCGGTGATAAATTCCCTGCGCAACCGCAAGGAGGTTGGGGACGTGGACTGGCAGGGCAGTCCGAGCATAAGCGTCACCCGCCTGGCGAGCAAGATCTCAAGGGCGCAGATCGAGGCGATCCTGGGGCAGTTCCTGCAGCAAAACAGCAACCGGTTGCCAAAGGCCGAAATCCGCCTCACCGTCCTCCATGCCCCCGATGAACTTATTTTCCCCAAGGGTGCCTTAAGCTGGAAGGTCATGCCGTCCAGGGCCGCAATTTTAGGGAGCAGCAGCTTTTCCATTGCCTTTGCGGTTGACGGACAACCGGCTGGCAACTGCGTGGTCCGCTGCAGGTTGGCCGCCCTGGGCGAGGTGGCCGTTGCCGCCCTGCCCCTGCGCAAGGGGGAGATCATTGGCGAACGCTCCATCCGCATGGAAAAGCGGGACCTGACCGGACTTGACGATCCCTACCGCAGCAAAACACCGCTGATCGGCCTGGAGGCAGCCCGCACCATCTCCGCCGGAACCGTTCTCGACCATGAAATCATTGCCGCACCCTCAATCATCAAAAGCGGTGAAATGGTGACCATTATCGCCCTCAAAGGACCGATGCGGCTGAGCGCCAAGGGGCTTGCCAAGGAAAACGGCCGTGAAGGGGAAATGATTCGGGTGAAAAACATCAGTTCAAACAAGGTCATCTACTGCCGGGTCAACCGTCCCGGCGTTGTCACCGTGGAGTTTTGA
- a CDS encoding flagellar basal body L-ring protein FlgH: MNRKMASTLCESRQLLLVSLSALACALLLFGCANQHTVEVAPVTEPLEEPVAGDARPQSPGTLWNGDEGNWLADIKARRVGDIVTVIIEEEASASKEATTDTDRSSSISAGISSLFGLEQSLANRNANLNPSSLISASTANDFSGGGKTTRSENLAATLTTQVVKVYPNGNLKIRGGKSVTVNNENQIIYLTGIVRSYDVSADNTVDSGNILNAQISYTGKGSLSDKQKPGWLMRIFDNTWPF, from the coding sequence ATGAACAGGAAAATGGCGTCTACTCTCTGTGAATCTCGGCAACTGCTGCTGGTCTCCCTCTCCGCCCTTGCCTGCGCGCTTCTCCTTTTCGGCTGCGCCAACCAGCATACGGTCGAAGTCGCCCCTGTCACCGAACCGCTGGAAGAACCGGTGGCCGGAGATGCCCGGCCACAATCGCCCGGAACCCTGTGGAACGGCGATGAAGGCAACTGGCTGGCAGATATCAAGGCTCGGCGGGTCGGCGATATCGTCACCGTGATTATCGAGGAGGAGGCCAGCGCCTCCAAGGAGGCAACCACGGATACGGATCGTTCCTCCAGTATTTCCGCCGGTATTTCCAGCCTGTTCGGCTTGGAGCAATCCCTTGCCAATCGAAACGCCAACCTCAACCCCTCTTCGCTGATCAGCGCTTCCACAGCCAATGATTTTTCCGGCGGCGGCAAAACCACCCGCTCGGAAAACCTGGCCGCAACCCTGACCACCCAGGTGGTCAAGGTCTACCCCAATGGCAACCTGAAGATCCGTGGCGGCAAATCGGTTACGGTCAACAACGAAAACCAGATCATCTACCTTACCGGCATTGTCCGCTCCTACGACGTTTCCGCAGACAATACCGTTGATTCGGGCAATATCCTCAACGCCCAGATTTCCTATACCGGTAAGGGATCGCTTTCCGATAAACAGAAGCCCGGCTGGTTGATGCGCATTTTTGACAACACCTGGCCGTTTTAA
- a CDS encoding flagellar basal body P-ring protein FlgI, producing MKHRTVLPLLLVLFSQLCCLDNAWPTRIKDLADIEGVRQNQLMGYGLVIGLNGTGDDIKKSVFTKQAMVNMIKRMGMALTDTVFSQMKTKNVAAVMVTAQLPPFARPGSAIDVQISSIGDASSLSGGTLLMTPLKGPDGNTYAVAQGPLAVGGIAFGGKSAKVQKNFPTSGRITGGALVERAVNYALPASGNLIYQLRETDFTTAARMVEAINAHFGNGTAHPVDSRTIRVQQPSTFQGDMVNFIADLEGIDVEPDQPAKIVVNERTGTIVMGQEVRISTVAVSHGNLNLVVTDSMQVSQPNPLSGGTTVATPTTTANATEDAGNLVVMPMGANLGDIARALNAIGATPRDLIAIFQAIKAAGALHGELVIL from the coding sequence ATGAAACACCGTACTGTGCTTCCCCTGTTGTTGGTCCTTTTCTCGCAGCTTTGCTGCCTTGATAACGCGTGGCCCACCAGAATCAAGGATCTGGCGGATATCGAAGGGGTGCGGCAAAACCAGCTCATGGGCTATGGCCTGGTGATCGGCCTCAATGGCACCGGTGACGATATCAAAAAATCCGTTTTCACCAAACAGGCCATGGTCAATATGATCAAACGGATGGGCATGGCATTGACCGACACTGTTTTCAGTCAGATGAAAACCAAGAACGTGGCCGCGGTCATGGTCACGGCCCAGCTGCCGCCCTTTGCCCGTCCCGGCTCGGCCATCGATGTGCAGATCTCCTCCATCGGCGATGCCTCCAGCCTCTCCGGCGGTACCCTGCTGATGACGCCGCTCAAAGGTCCGGACGGCAACACCTACGCCGTTGCCCAGGGGCCGCTGGCAGTCGGCGGCATTGCCTTTGGCGGCAAGTCGGCCAAGGTGCAGAAAAATTTTCCCACCTCAGGACGCATCACCGGCGGCGCACTGGTGGAACGGGCCGTGAACTACGCCCTGCCTGCCTCGGGCAATCTGATCTATCAGCTGCGGGAGACCGATTTCACCACCGCCGCACGCATGGTCGAGGCCATCAACGCCCACTTCGGCAACGGCACGGCCCATCCCGTGGACTCCCGAACCATCAGGGTGCAGCAGCCATCGACCTTCCAGGGCGACATGGTCAACTTCATTGCCGATCTGGAAGGCATCGATGTCGAGCCGGATCAACCGGCTAAAATCGTGGTCAACGAGCGCACCGGCACCATTGTCATGGGCCAGGAGGTGCGCATCTCCACGGTGGCCGTCTCCCATGGCAATCTCAACCTGGTGGTCACCGATTCCATGCAGGTCTCCCAACCCAACCCGCTTTCCGGGGGAACGACGGTTGCCACGCCGACAACGACCGCCAACGCCACCGAGGATGCGGGCAACCTGGTGGTCATGCCCATGGGGGCAAACCTTGGCGACATAGCGCGAGCACTGAATGCCATCGGCGCCACCCCGCGCGATTTGATCGCCATTTTCCAGGCCATCAAGGCCGCCGGCGCCCTGCATGGCGAACTGGTTATTCTCTAA
- a CDS encoding rod-binding protein encodes MRTTLDNPLLTAQTSTVDSQKSLKDRAALKKACQDFEAIFIQSMFKSMRKTVPDGGLFAKDHATEMYQDMIDQEIATRVAQRQSLGLADQMYRQMEKVLSAKK; translated from the coding sequence ATGAGAACCACGCTTGACAATCCGCTGCTCACCGCACAAACGTCGACGGTTGATTCGCAAAAATCGCTCAAGGATCGCGCGGCACTGAAAAAGGCCTGTCAGGATTTTGAAGCCATATTTATCCAGTCGATGTTCAAATCGATGCGGAAAACCGTGCCCGACGGAGGTCTCTTTGCAAAGGACCACGCCACCGAAATGTATCAGGACATGATCGATCAGGAAATCGCCACCCGGGTTGCACAAAGGCAAAGCCTGGGGCTTGCGGATCAGATGTATCGCCAGATGGAAAAGGTACTTTCTGCCAAGAAATGA